The following proteins are encoded in a genomic region of Rhodoferax aquaticus:
- a CDS encoding acyl-CoA dehydrogenase, with the protein MAHAAFNWQDPFLLDAQLSDDERMVRDAAAAYCQDKLQPRVLDAFRAEKTDPAIFREMGELGLLGPTIPEQYGGPGLNYVAYGLIAREVERVDSGYRSMMSVQSSLVMVPIYEFGTEAQKQKYLPKLATGEWIGCFGLTEPDHGSDPGSMATRAHKVPGGYKLTGSKMWISNSPIADVFVVWAKEVSEGGAVGPIRGFILDKGMAGLSAPAIHGKVGLRASITGEIVMDGVFCPEDNAFPEVQGLKGPFTCLNSARYGIAWGALGAAEDCWHRARQYVLDRKQFGKPLAANQLIQKKLADMQTEISLGLQGCLRLGRMKDEGTAAVEITSILKRNSCGKSLDIARVARDMMGGNGISDEFGVARHLVNLEVVNTYEGTHDIHALILGRAQTGIAAF; encoded by the coding sequence ATGGCCCACGCAGCGTTCAACTGGCAAGACCCCTTCCTCCTAGACGCCCAACTCAGCGATGACGAGCGCATGGTGCGTGACGCGGCCGCTGCCTACTGCCAAGACAAGCTCCAGCCCCGCGTGCTGGACGCCTTTCGCGCGGAGAAGACCGACCCCGCCATCTTTCGTGAAATGGGCGAGCTGGGCCTCTTGGGCCCCACCATCCCCGAGCAGTACGGTGGCCCTGGTTTGAACTACGTGGCCTATGGCCTGATCGCCCGCGAGGTGGAGCGTGTGGACAGTGGCTACCGCTCCATGATGAGCGTGCAAAGCAGCTTGGTCATGGTGCCTATCTATGAATTCGGCACCGAAGCCCAAAAACAAAAGTACCTGCCCAAGCTGGCCACCGGTGAGTGGATTGGCTGCTTTGGCCTGACCGAGCCCGACCACGGCTCCGACCCCGGCTCCATGGCCACCCGCGCCCACAAGGTGCCCGGCGGCTACAAGCTCACAGGCTCCAAGATGTGGATTTCTAACAGCCCCATTGCCGATGTGTTTGTGGTCTGGGCCAAAGAGGTGAGCGAAGGCGGGGCGGTAGGGCCCATCCGTGGTTTTATTCTGGACAAAGGCATGGCAGGTTTGTCAGCCCCTGCCATCCACGGCAAGGTGGGGCTGCGTGCGAGCATCACCGGTGAAATCGTGATGGACGGCGTGTTCTGCCCAGAAGACAACGCATTTCCTGAAGTACAAGGCCTCAAAGGGCCGTTTACTTGCCTCAACAGCGCGCGCTACGGCATTGCCTGGGGAGCATTGGGCGCGGCAGAAGACTGCTGGCACCGTGCCCGCCAATATGTGCTGGACCGCAAACAGTTTGGTAAGCCCTTGGCGGCCAACCAGCTCATCCAAAAGAAGCTGGCCGACATGCAGACCGAAATATCGCTGGGCCTGCAAGGCTGCTTGCGCTTAGGCCGCATGAAAGACGAAGGCACGGCGGCGGTAGAAATCACCTCCATCCTCAAACGCAACTCCTGCGGCAAGTCACTAGACATTGCCCGTGTCGCGCGCGACATGATGGGTGGCAACGGCATCAGCGACGAGTTTGGTGTGGCCCGCCACTTGGTGAACTTGGAGGTGGTGAACACCTATGAAGGCACCCACGACATCCATGCGCTGATTCTGGGCCGTGCGCAGACGGGGATTGCGGCGTTTTGA
- a CDS encoding LysR substrate-binding domain-containing protein produces the protein MRRKIPSLQALACFEAAARHESYTRAAQELAMTQGAVSRQITSLEEFVGVPLFRRTRHGVVLTERGADYAAQVAPRLLGLEQDTLSVMAPQGRSASVHLAAVPTFATRWLIPRLASFKAVQPELTIHIETQTRPFMFADTPFDAALYCGTPEQVANWAGTHALRLLSEDVLPVCSPQWLPQGKPLSPQAIAALPLLQQSTRPMAWRQWFDAMQVADAPMALAGPRYELFSMTAAAAASGLGLALVPRLLVEAELARGELVIACDAPLQGERAYYLVWPERTDERAALGAFRQWLQAELAI, from the coding sequence ATGCGCAGAAAAATCCCTTCCCTCCAAGCCCTGGCCTGCTTTGAAGCCGCCGCCCGGCACGAAAGCTACACCCGCGCCGCCCAAGAGCTGGCCATGACCCAGGGGGCCGTGTCACGGCAAATCACCAGCTTGGAAGAGTTTGTAGGCGTGCCCTTGTTCAGGCGCACCCGCCACGGCGTAGTGCTTACCGAGCGGGGTGCAGACTACGCCGCCCAAGTGGCGCCCCGCCTCTTGGGGCTGGAGCAAGACACACTCTCTGTCATGGCACCGCAGGGCCGCAGCGCCAGTGTGCACCTGGCCGCCGTGCCCACCTTTGCCACGCGATGGCTCATCCCACGCCTAGCAAGCTTTAAGGCGGTGCAGCCCGAGCTCACCATCCACATCGAGACGCAAACACGCCCCTTTATGTTTGCCGACACCCCGTTTGACGCCGCGCTGTACTGCGGCACGCCCGAGCAAGTGGCCAACTGGGCAGGTACGCATGCGCTGCGCCTCTTAAGCGAAGACGTGCTCCCCGTGTGCAGCCCCCAGTGGCTGCCCCAAGGCAAGCCCCTGAGTCCTCAGGCTATAGCCGCCCTGCCCCTGCTACAACAAAGCACCCGCCCCATGGCATGGCGCCAATGGTTTGACGCCATGCAGGTAGCCGACGCCCCCATGGCCTTGGCTGGCCCGCGCTATGAGTTGTTTTCGATGACCGCAGCCGCAGCCGCCAGCGGCCTAGGCCTGGCCTTGGTGCCCCGCTTGCTGGTAGAAGCCGAACTAGCCCGAGGCGAACTCGTCATCGCCTGCGACGCGCCGCTCCAAGGCGAACGCGCCTACTACCTCGTGTGGCCCGAACGCACGGATGAGCGCGCGGCGTTGGGGGCGTTTAGGCAGTGGTTGCAGGCGGAGCTTGCTATATAA
- a CDS encoding helix-turn-helix transcriptional regulator, with translation MTSIQSPQQLGNALRAARKQLGLTQPQLALAAGVGVRFMVDLEAGKPTLRLENVLRVIAALGGEIQLSGLPAAVTDDQQAVNDHGA, from the coding sequence ATGACATCCATTCAATCGCCTCAACAATTAGGAAATGCCTTGCGTGCCGCGCGCAAGCAGCTGGGCCTGACACAGCCTCAGCTAGCTCTCGCGGCAGGGGTCGGTGTGCGCTTCATGGTCGACCTAGAAGCAGGCAAGCCCACCTTGCGCTTGGAAAACGTGCTGCGTGTCATTGCTGCCTTGGGCGGCGAGATTCAGTTGAGCGGGTTGCCAGCAGCAGTGACCGACGATCAACAGGCAGTTAATGACCATGGCGCATGA
- a CDS encoding type II toxin-antitoxin system HipA family toxin: MAHELEVWLFANRVGTLALADGRLSFCYASSWLAQADALALSVSLPLQATPFDDRTTRPFFAGLLPEGRMRQLIAQQFQVSSQNDFALLDHIGGDCAGAVTFLAPGQALPIPPRNEDVQWLSDDEVLTILDELPRRPMLAGKDGLRLSLAGAQDKLPVVFDGARIGLPRNGTPSSHILKPAIHAVEDSVTNEGFCMALAEAMQLKPAKSIVHRVRGRAFLLVERYDRLIDTQGKRQRLHQEDFCQALGVVPEMKYQNEGGPDLAQCFNLVRSATRPSAPQTLRLLDYVVFNALIGNHDAHAKNFSLLYAGKAPVLAPFYDTLSTAVYPSLTPKMAMKIGSKYKFSEVQARHWEQFAESAGLTKAQAKRRIRELAHSLPGVARKLQSDRERGFAGNAVVEQINALMEQRCALTIRRLTDPDAENDATAEPPV; this comes from the coding sequence ATGGCGCATGAGTTAGAAGTCTGGCTTTTTGCCAATCGGGTCGGCACCTTGGCGCTGGCCGATGGTCGCTTGAGTTTTTGCTACGCATCCAGCTGGCTGGCGCAAGCAGATGCCCTTGCCTTATCCGTGTCGCTGCCCCTGCAAGCGACGCCATTTGACGACCGCACAACGCGTCCCTTCTTTGCCGGGCTTCTGCCAGAGGGGCGCATGCGCCAGCTGATTGCGCAACAGTTCCAAGTTTCTAGCCAGAACGACTTCGCGCTGTTAGACCACATTGGCGGCGATTGCGCAGGGGCCGTGACCTTTCTTGCACCGGGCCAAGCGCTACCCATCCCGCCCCGCAACGAGGATGTTCAATGGCTTAGTGACGACGAGGTCCTAACCATCCTGGATGAACTGCCGCGCCGCCCCATGCTAGCTGGCAAAGACGGATTGCGGCTTTCATTGGCTGGCGCACAAGACAAACTGCCGGTTGTGTTTGATGGGGCCCGCATTGGGCTACCGCGCAATGGCACACCCAGTTCCCACATCTTGAAGCCTGCTATCCACGCGGTGGAAGACAGTGTGACCAACGAAGGATTTTGCATGGCGCTGGCTGAGGCCATGCAACTCAAGCCGGCGAAATCGATTGTTCACCGAGTGCGGGGTCGCGCGTTCCTGCTGGTGGAGCGATACGACCGACTGATAGATACCCAAGGTAAGCGGCAACGCCTTCACCAAGAAGACTTTTGCCAAGCGCTGGGCGTGGTACCGGAGATGAAATACCAAAACGAAGGTGGGCCCGATCTGGCGCAGTGTTTCAACTTGGTACGCAGCGCAACGCGCCCCAGTGCACCGCAAACCTTGCGCCTGCTCGACTACGTAGTTTTCAATGCGCTGATCGGCAACCACGACGCGCACGCCAAGAACTTCTCGCTGCTGTACGCAGGCAAAGCACCCGTACTGGCACCCTTCTACGACACGCTGTCAACGGCTGTGTACCCAAGCTTGACACCGAAGATGGCGATGAAAATCGGCAGCAAGTACAAATTCAGCGAGGTTCAGGCGCGGCACTGGGAGCAATTTGCAGAAAGCGCCGGCCTCACCAAAGCGCAGGCGAAAAGGCGCATACGGGAGTTGGCCCATTCATTGCCAGGCGTGGCGCGCAAGCTCCAGTCCGACCGTGAACGAGGCTTTGCTGGCAACGCAGTGGTTGAGCAAATCAACGCATTAATGGAACAACGTTGCGCTTTGACCATTCGGCGGCTCACCGACCCCGATGCAGAAAATGACGCGACTGCAGAGCCCCCGGTCTGA
- a CDS encoding acyl-CoA dehydrogenase C-terminal domain-containing protein — protein sequence MTTYKAPLRDMRFLMNEVLDYPGHYASLSNGAEATPDMVDAILEGAATLCEEVLAPLNHSGDQEGCHFKDGVVTTPKGFKEAYDQFVQGGWQGLSFPAEYGGQGLPMSFNIFKSEMMGTANWSFTMYPGLSVGCINTLMQYGTEAQKQQLLPSLVAGTWAGTMCLTEPQCGTDLAQIKTKAVPQADGSYKLTGTKIFISAGEHDLTDNIIHIVLARLPDAPEGTRGISLFAVPKVNVNADGSLGTRNGVSCGSIEHKMGIRASSTAVLNFDEAVGTMVGEPNRGLEAMFTFMNTARLGTAVQGVCHAEAAFQGALPYAKDRRSMRALSGKKEPENKADALIWHPDVRRMLLTQKAIAEGGRAMIYGVLKLGDHMFNAVAAGDQAKYKEYDSKLGFFTPILKGFLTEMGLEAANLGIQVFGGHGYVQEHGMEQIARDARISTLYEGTTGIQALDLLGRKVLLGSKGKCVRDFSLTMLQFARPHLLSRTPLGAMARNLTMRAAEWNVLTTAIMLRAPKDRELVGSASFDYLMYSGYVMMAYYWALQAEKATQLLGELDTVKAKSKGKSKLKDKAASEAAANAAQPAKGAESDEFYRTKIQTAEFYFDRLLPRANAHRTSALASTRSVMQIDKEHFAFV from the coding sequence ATGACTACGTACAAAGCCCCCCTGCGCGATATGCGCTTCTTGATGAACGAAGTACTGGACTACCCCGGTCACTACGCCAGCCTGAGCAACGGTGCCGAGGCCACGCCTGATATGGTGGACGCCATTTTGGAAGGTGCCGCCACCCTGTGCGAAGAAGTGCTGGCCCCGCTGAACCACTCAGGCGACCAAGAAGGATGCCACTTCAAAGACGGCGTGGTCACCACGCCCAAGGGCTTTAAAGAAGCCTACGACCAGTTTGTGCAAGGTGGCTGGCAAGGTTTGTCCTTCCCCGCTGAGTACGGCGGCCAAGGCCTGCCCATGTCCTTCAACATCTTCAAGTCTGAGATGATGGGCACGGCCAACTGGTCGTTCACCATGTACCCTGGCTTGTCCGTGGGTTGCATCAACACGCTGATGCAATACGGCACCGAGGCACAGAAGCAGCAGTTGCTGCCCTCTTTGGTGGCAGGCACGTGGGCGGGCACCATGTGCCTGACCGAGCCACAGTGCGGCACCGACTTGGCCCAAATCAAAACCAAGGCTGTGCCTCAGGCAGATGGCAGCTACAAGCTCACAGGTACCAAGATTTTTATCTCGGCCGGTGAGCACGACCTGACCGACAACATCATCCACATCGTGCTGGCACGCCTGCCCGACGCGCCTGAAGGCACACGCGGCATCTCTTTGTTTGCTGTGCCCAAGGTCAACGTCAATGCAGACGGCTCGCTGGGCACGCGCAACGGCGTCTCTTGCGGATCTATCGAGCACAAGATGGGCATTCGCGCCTCATCTACGGCTGTGCTCAATTTTGATGAAGCGGTGGGCACCATGGTGGGCGAGCCCAACCGGGGCTTGGAAGCCATGTTCACCTTCATGAACACAGCGCGTTTGGGCACCGCTGTGCAGGGCGTGTGCCATGCAGAAGCCGCCTTCCAAGGTGCCTTGCCTTATGCCAAAGACCGCCGCTCTATGCGCGCCTTGTCGGGCAAAAAAGAGCCTGAAAACAAGGCCGACGCCTTGATCTGGCACCCCGATGTGCGCCGCATGCTGCTCACCCAAAAAGCCATTGCCGAAGGTGGCCGCGCCATGATCTACGGCGTGCTCAAACTGGGTGACCATATGTTCAACGCCGTGGCCGCGGGCGACCAAGCCAAGTACAAAGAGTACGACAGCAAGCTGGGCTTCTTCACGCCCATCCTCAAAGGCTTTTTGACCGAAATGGGCTTGGAAGCCGCTAACCTGGGCATCCAAGTGTTTGGTGGCCATGGCTACGTGCAAGAGCACGGCATGGAGCAAATTGCGCGCGACGCCCGCATCTCCACCCTGTACGAAGGCACCACCGGCATTCAAGCCTTGGACTTGCTGGGCCGCAAGGTGTTGCTGGGCTCTAAAGGCAAGTGTGTGCGCGACTTCAGCCTCACCATGCTGCAGTTTGCCCGCCCACATTTGCTGTCGCGCACCCCCTTGGGCGCCATGGCCCGCAACCTGACCATGCGCGCTGCCGAGTGGAATGTGCTGACCACCGCCATCATGCTGCGCGCCCCCAAAGACCGCGAATTGGTGGGCTCTGCCAGCTTTGACTACCTCATGTACTCCGGCTACGTGATGATGGCCTACTACTGGGCCCTGCAGGCGGAGAAGGCCACCCAGTTGCTAGGCGAGTTAGACACGGTCAAGGCCAAGTCCAAAGGCAAGAGCAAGTTAAAAGACAAGGCCGCTAGCGAAGCAGCTGCCAACGCAGCCCAGCCCGCCAAGGGCGCAGAGTCTGACGAGTTCTACCGCACCAAAATCCAGACCGCAGAGTTCTACTTCGACCGCCTGCTGCCCCGCGCCAACGCCCACCGCACCAGCGCCTTGGCGTCCACCCGCTCGGTCATGCAAATCGACAAAGAGCACTTTGCGTTTGTTTGA